The Humulus lupulus chromosome 3, drHumLupu1.1, whole genome shotgun sequence genome window below encodes:
- the LOC133822460 gene encoding uncharacterized protein LOC133822460 has product MADWGPVVIAVVLFVLLSPGLLFQLPGRNRVVEFGNMQTSGLSILVHTVLFFGLITICLIAIGVHINTG; this is encoded by the coding sequence ATGGCTGATTGGGGACCTGTTGTGATAGCAGTGGTGTTGTTTGTGCTGTTAAGCCCAGGGCTATTGTTCCAGCTACCAGGGAGAAATAGAGTGGTGGAGTTTGGGAACATGCAGACAAGTGGGCTTTCCATTCTAGTTCATACTGTTCTCTTCTTTGGTCTCATCACCATTTGCCTCATCGCTATTGGTGTTCATATCAACACTGGATAA